Proteins from a genomic interval of Streptomyces fodineus:
- the gndA gene encoding NADP-dependent phosphogluconate dehydrogenase, with product MSTSAQIGVTGLAVMGRNLARNFARNGYTVAVHNRTASRMKALVEEFGHEGGFIGAETAEEFVAALERPRRLVIMVKAGEPTDAVIQEFAPLLEPGDMIIDGGNAHFADTRRRERELRERGIHFVGTGISGGEEGALHGPSIMPGGSVESYASLGPMLEKISAKAKDGAPCVTHCGPDGAGHFVKMVHNGIEYADMQLIGEAYQLLRDVAGYSPAEIAEIFRTWNTGRLDSYLIEITAEVLSHVDAATGKPFVDVVVDQAEQKGTGRWTVQIALDLGVPVSGIAEAVFARSLSGHAKLREASQGLAGPTAVPLGKEEAAAFADRVEQALYASKIVSYTQGFHEIAAGSEEYGWDIDLGAVASIWRGGCIIRAAFLDRIRAAYDARADLPSLLSDETFAREIAAAQDDWREVLIAATRQGVPTPGFAAALAYYDALRATRLPAALTQGQRDFFGAHTYRRVDREGTFHTLWGGDRSEVSA from the coding sequence ATGAGCACTTCAGCGCAGATCGGTGTCACGGGCCTCGCGGTCATGGGCCGCAATCTCGCCCGGAACTTCGCCCGCAACGGCTACACGGTCGCCGTGCACAACCGTACGGCGTCGCGGATGAAGGCGCTGGTGGAGGAGTTCGGGCACGAGGGCGGCTTCATCGGGGCCGAGACCGCCGAGGAGTTCGTGGCGGCGCTGGAACGCCCCCGCCGCCTGGTGATCATGGTGAAGGCGGGTGAGCCGACGGACGCGGTGATCCAGGAGTTCGCGCCGCTGCTGGAGCCCGGTGACATGATCATCGACGGTGGCAACGCGCACTTCGCGGACACCCGGCGCCGGGAGCGGGAGCTGCGCGAGCGGGGCATCCACTTCGTCGGCACGGGCATCTCCGGCGGCGAGGAGGGCGCGCTGCACGGGCCGAGCATCATGCCGGGCGGGTCGGTGGAGTCGTACGCGTCGCTGGGCCCGATGCTGGAGAAGATCTCCGCGAAGGCGAAGGACGGCGCGCCCTGTGTGACCCACTGCGGCCCCGACGGCGCCGGGCACTTCGTGAAGATGGTCCACAACGGCATCGAGTACGCCGACATGCAGCTGATCGGCGAGGCGTACCAGCTGCTGCGCGACGTCGCCGGGTACTCCCCCGCCGAGATCGCGGAGATCTTCCGCACCTGGAACACCGGCCGTCTCGACTCCTACCTGATCGAGATCACGGCCGAGGTGCTGTCGCACGTGGACGCGGCGACCGGCAAGCCGTTCGTGGACGTGGTCGTGGACCAGGCGGAGCAGAAGGGCACGGGCCGGTGGACGGTCCAGATCGCGCTGGACCTGGGCGTGCCGGTGTCCGGGATCGCCGAGGCGGTCTTCGCCCGCTCACTGTCCGGTCACGCGAAGCTCCGCGAGGCCTCGCAGGGGCTGGCGGGCCCGACGGCGGTACCGCTCGGCAAGGAGGAAGCCGCGGCCTTCGCCGACCGGGTCGAGCAGGCGCTGTACGCGTCGAAGATCGTGTCGTACACGCAGGGCTTCCACGAGATCGCCGCGGGCAGCGAGGAGTACGGCTGGGACATCGACCTCGGCGCGGTGGCCTCGATCTGGCGGGGCGGCTGCATCATCCGGGCCGCGTTCCTGGACCGGATCCGCGCCGCGTACGACGCCCGGGCCGATCTGCCGAGCCTGCTGTCGGACGAGACGTTCGCGCGCGAGATCGCCGCGGCGCAGGACGACTGGCGTGAGGTGCTGATCGCCGCGACGCGGCAGGGGGTGCCGACGCCGGGGTTCGCGGCGGCACTGGCGTACTACGACGCGCTGCGGGCGACTCGCCTGCCGGCGGCTCTGACGCAGGGGCAGCGGGACTTCTTCGGGGCGCACACGTACCGGAGGGTGGACCGGGAGGGGACGTTCCACACGTTGTGGGGCGGGGACCGGTCGGAGGTCTCTGCGTAG
- the panD gene encoding aspartate 1-decarboxylase, whose product MLRTLFKSKIHRATVTQADLHYVGSVTIDADLLDAADLLPGELVHIVDITNGARLETYVIEGERGSGVIGINGAAAHLVHPGDLVIIISYAQVTDAEARELKPRVVHVDAGNRIVSLGADPSEPVPGSDQRRSPQSVGA is encoded by the coding sequence GTGCTGCGTACTCTGTTCAAGTCCAAGATCCACCGCGCCACCGTCACCCAGGCCGACCTGCACTACGTGGGATCGGTGACCATCGACGCCGACCTGCTCGACGCCGCCGATCTGCTGCCCGGCGAGCTCGTGCACATCGTGGACATCACCAACGGCGCCCGGCTGGAGACGTACGTCATCGAGGGCGAGCGCGGGTCCGGGGTGATCGGGATCAACGGGGCGGCGGCCCATCTCGTGCACCCCGGAGACCTGGTGATCATCATCAGCTATGCCCAGGTCACCGACGCCGAGGCGCGGGAGCTGAAGCCGCGGGTCGTGCATGTCGACGCCGGCAACCGGATCGTGTCCCTCGGCGCCGACCCGTCCGAGCCGGTGCCCGGATCGGACCAGCGGCGCAGCCCGCAGTCCGTCGGCGCCTGA
- a CDS encoding RICIN domain-containing protein yields the protein MPIGRSRDLRPGARLRTVATALLTLLLSLAALLLPTAKASAATVSFTLGATRTDQDGNTLQLHGLGIIDVGDTWYGFGEDKTGRTKDNTSFQNIPCYTSTDLANWTYQGVALARQSSGDLGPNRIVERPKVIYNSSTRTYVMYTHIDNPSYSEAKVGVATSSTPCGPYTYRGSFRPLGFESRDIGSFQDIDGTAYLLSEDRRHGLRIDRLSADYLSVDSAVAVLGGSDDKSIESPAMVKANGLYYVFGSHLSGWATNDNVYATATSLSGPWSSFRDFAGPGTNTYNSQTANIITVQGTSGTTYLYAGDRWNPNDLGNSQLIWLPLTIRGTTVNLGQYPTWSLDPAAGTWSAGSGLPSAGVHELINAKSSMAMDVYGADPEEKAKVIQFPDHNGDNQKWNLTRVADNIYTLTSVKSGLCLDVPYKSTAAGVQLQQFRCNGGTNQQWALDLVGSYSGSTYMLVGVGSGVNIGVADGSTAEKAAVDQETGAAASAGSQTWSLS from the coding sequence ATGCCCATCGGAAGATCCCGTGACCTCCGGCCCGGCGCCCGCCTCCGCACAGTCGCCACCGCGTTACTGACGCTGCTCCTCAGCCTTGCGGCACTCCTGCTTCCCACCGCGAAGGCGAGCGCGGCCACGGTCTCGTTCACCCTGGGAGCCACCAGGACCGACCAGGACGGCAACACCCTCCAACTGCACGGCCTGGGCATCATCGACGTCGGTGACACCTGGTACGGCTTCGGTGAGGACAAGACCGGGCGGACCAAGGACAACACGTCATTCCAGAACATCCCCTGCTACACCTCGACCGACCTCGCCAACTGGACCTATCAGGGCGTGGCCTTGGCGAGGCAGAGCAGCGGCGACCTCGGGCCGAACCGGATCGTGGAGCGGCCGAAGGTCATCTACAACTCCTCGACGCGCACGTACGTGATGTACACGCACATCGACAACCCGAGCTACTCCGAGGCCAAGGTCGGGGTGGCAACCAGCAGCACGCCGTGCGGGCCGTACACCTACCGGGGCAGCTTCCGGCCGCTCGGCTTCGAGAGCCGTGACATCGGCTCGTTCCAGGACATCGACGGCACCGCGTATCTGCTGAGCGAGGACCGCCGGCACGGTCTGCGCATCGACCGGCTCTCCGCCGACTACCTCTCGGTGGACAGCGCGGTTGCGGTCCTGGGCGGCAGCGACGACAAGAGCATCGAGTCGCCCGCCATGGTGAAGGCCAACGGACTCTATTACGTGTTCGGCTCCCACCTGTCGGGCTGGGCCACCAACGACAACGTCTATGCCACGGCCACATCGCTGAGCGGACCCTGGTCGTCGTTCCGGGACTTCGCCGGACCGGGAACCAACACCTACAACAGCCAGACGGCCAACATCATCACCGTGCAGGGCACGTCCGGCACCACCTATCTCTACGCCGGCGACCGCTGGAACCCGAACGACCTCGGCAACTCCCAGCTGATCTGGCTTCCGCTGACGATCAGGGGAACGACCGTCAACCTCGGCCAGTACCCCACCTGGTCCCTCGATCCCGCTGCCGGTACCTGGAGTGCCGGCAGCGGGCTGCCGTCCGCCGGAGTCCACGAACTGATCAATGCCAAGAGTTCGATGGCGATGGATGTATACGGGGCCGACCCGGAGGAAAAGGCCAAGGTCATTCAGTTTCCGGACCACAACGGCGACAACCAGAAGTGGAACCTCACCAGGGTGGCGGACAACATCTACACGCTGACCAGTGTGAAAAGCGGACTCTGCCTGGACGTGCCGTACAAGTCGACGGCTGCCGGTGTGCAACTGCAGCAGTTCAGGTGCAACGGCGGCACCAACCAGCAGTGGGCGCTCGACCTGGTCGGCAGCTACTCCGGCAGTACCTACATGCTGGTGGGCGTAGGCAGCGGCGTGAACATCGGTGTAGCGGACGGCTCGACCGCCGAGAAGGCGGCGGTGGACCAGGAGACGGGAGCCGCTGCGAGCGCCGGCAGCCAGACCTGGTCCCTGTCGTGA
- a CDS encoding SDR family NAD(P)-dependent oxidoreductase — MTRRLEGTVALVTGASSGIGHATALELTRQGASVALVGRREDRLTALATEITGIGGKALVVPADITDAQAAAEAVERTVEGLGRLDTLVNNAGLMLLGPAPGADLNDWRRMIDINLMGLMYSTHAAIPHLVKAAAEAPRQVADIVNIGSLAGRNAYAMSAVYCATKFGVGAFSESLRQELARQHVRVSVIEPGSVDTELRTHNPDAVQQYIASSLGDIERLQGQDIADTVGYIVTRPRHVAVAELLVRPTEQV, encoded by the coding sequence ATGACTCGTCGTCTTGAAGGCACTGTCGCCCTGGTCACCGGTGCCTCCAGCGGGATCGGCCACGCCACCGCCCTGGAGCTGACCCGCCAGGGCGCCTCCGTGGCCCTGGTCGGCCGCCGCGAGGACCGGCTCACCGCACTCGCCACGGAAATCACCGGCATCGGCGGAAAGGCCCTGGTCGTGCCTGCCGACATCACCGACGCCCAGGCCGCCGCGGAAGCGGTCGAGCGGACCGTCGAGGGCCTGGGCCGCCTGGACACCCTGGTCAACAACGCCGGTCTCATGCTGCTCGGCCCCGCCCCCGGGGCGGACCTGAACGACTGGCGGCGCATGATCGACATCAACCTCATGGGCCTGATGTACAGCACCCACGCGGCCATTCCCCACCTGGTCAAGGCAGCCGCCGAGGCACCGCGTCAGGTCGCCGACATCGTCAACATCGGCTCGCTCGCCGGCCGCAACGCCTATGCCATGTCCGCCGTGTACTGCGCCACCAAGTTCGGCGTCGGCGCCTTCAGCGAATCCCTGCGCCAGGAACTGGCACGCCAGCACGTGCGCGTGTCCGTCATCGAGCCGGGCAGCGTCGACACCGAACTGCGCACGCACAACCCGGACGCCGTCCAGCAGTACATCGCCTCGTCCCTGGGCGACATCGAGCGGCTGCAGGGCCAGGACATCGCCGACACCGTCGGCTACATCGTCACCCGCCCCCGGCACGTGGCCGTCGCCGAGTTGCTCGTACGCCCCACCGAGCAGGTCTGA
- a CDS encoding TetR/AcrR family transcriptional regulator — protein sequence MSIAGQKNTGTARRGTKEEGELPPRERLVRAARRLFCYEGVRAIGVERLIAEAGVTKATFYRHFVSKDDLVVAYLLTKDD from the coding sequence GTGAGCATCGCCGGACAGAAGAACACCGGCACCGCGCGTCGGGGAACCAAGGAGGAGGGAGAGCTGCCGCCTCGCGAGCGCCTGGTCCGGGCCGCGCGGCGGCTGTTCTGTTACGAGGGCGTCCGCGCGATCGGCGTGGAACGGCTGATCGCCGAGGCCGGGGTGACCAAGGCGACCTTCTACCGGCACTTCGTCTCCAAGGACGACCTGGTCGTGGCTTACCTGCTGACCAAGGACGACTAG
- a CDS encoding RICIN domain-containing protein — MAPTRAHAATGTPISVDGNSQGRTFDGVGAISGGGGNTRLLVDYPEPQRSQILDYLFKPGYGASLHMLKVEIGGDTNTTDGAESSIEHSPGSINCDNGYEWWLMQQAKQRNPNIKLYALAWGAPGFLGGHDFWSTSSPSTVDYLMTWLDCAKKHNFTIDYLGGWNERYDSEKSPAWYEALHAALVQHGYASTKVVGADNNWQNADDIASNSELSKAVDILGTHYPCGYRSDQKDCSSTHNGSNGAAQASGKQLWASENGSDDADYGAVAMARGINRGYLDGKMTAYINWPIVASISPNLDFNGVGLIQANQPWSGAYNVGRSTWTMAQTSQFTSPGWKYLDNSGGYLAGGTDKSKGSYVSYAAPDKSAWSTVFETMDATADQTVSLSVTGGLPSGTLHVWTTDLSDDHPRMVAAPDLTATGGTYQLTLKAKHLYTTTTTGQAPGTVTGPQRTIQKLPYSDTFSGYHTGSEAKYFASMNGAFEAAPCGGGRSGQCLRQMTTTTPIQWTGESRNQPYTTMGDVNWSNYTVSADVLLEKSGAGADLLGRVGWQKKNNNGLNAYHLTLDTAGNWALQKSDQAWNFTTLPGASGKLEKAPGTNTWHRLSLTFQGSTITAKIDGTQVASLTDSSYGAGQIGLGTVWDSDTHGYYGVQYSNLSVTPGTTTNLNGTYKIVNVNSGLALDAQHEDTAKGTPIIQYPCKDQSNQKWTLTANEDGYYTITGVGSNKVLDVSKKTTLPETQLQLWDGNDGTNQQWAVTPSTDGAFTIESRNSGHLVDVFHGSKDEKAPVIQWNPNGDSNQRWKLEKVG, encoded by the coding sequence GTGGCACCGACCCGTGCACACGCCGCGACGGGGACCCCGATCAGCGTCGACGGCAATTCCCAGGGTCGCACGTTCGACGGCGTCGGAGCCATCAGCGGTGGCGGTGGCAACACCCGCCTGCTCGTCGACTACCCCGAGCCGCAGCGCAGCCAGATCCTGGATTACCTCTTCAAGCCCGGCTACGGCGCGTCCCTGCACATGTTGAAGGTGGAGATCGGCGGCGACACCAACACCACCGACGGCGCCGAATCCAGCATCGAACACTCACCGGGCAGCATCAACTGCGACAACGGCTACGAGTGGTGGCTGATGCAGCAGGCCAAGCAACGCAACCCGAACATCAAGCTGTACGCCCTCGCCTGGGGCGCCCCGGGCTTCCTCGGCGGCCACGACTTCTGGTCCACCAGCTCACCGTCGACGGTGGACTACCTCATGACCTGGCTCGACTGTGCCAAGAAGCACAACTTCACCATCGACTACCTCGGCGGCTGGAACGAGAGGTACGACAGCGAGAAGAGCCCCGCCTGGTACGAAGCCCTGCACGCCGCCCTCGTGCAGCACGGCTATGCCTCCACGAAGGTCGTCGGCGCGGACAACAACTGGCAGAACGCGGACGACATCGCGTCCAACTCCGAGCTGTCCAAGGCAGTAGACATCCTCGGCACACACTATCCCTGCGGCTACCGAAGCGATCAGAAGGACTGCTCCTCTACGCACAACGGCAGCAACGGAGCCGCGCAGGCATCCGGGAAACAGCTGTGGGCGAGCGAGAACGGCTCGGACGACGCCGACTACGGCGCCGTGGCGATGGCCCGCGGTATCAACCGCGGTTATCTGGACGGAAAGATGACCGCCTACATCAACTGGCCCATCGTGGCGTCGATCTCCCCCAACCTCGACTTCAACGGCGTGGGCTTGATCCAGGCCAACCAGCCCTGGTCCGGCGCCTACAACGTCGGCCGCAGCACCTGGACGATGGCTCAGACCAGCCAGTTCACCTCCCCCGGCTGGAAGTACCTCGACAACTCCGGCGGCTATCTCGCCGGCGGCACCGACAAGAGCAAGGGCAGCTACGTCAGCTACGCGGCCCCGGACAAGTCCGCCTGGAGCACCGTCTTCGAGACCATGGACGCCACCGCCGACCAGACCGTCTCCCTCTCCGTCACCGGTGGTCTGCCCAGCGGCACCCTCCACGTCTGGACAACCGACCTGAGCGACGACCATCCGCGCATGGTGGCCGCGCCCGACCTGACGGCGACCGGCGGCACCTACCAGCTCACCCTGAAGGCCAAGCACCTCTACACCACCACCACCACCGGGCAGGCACCCGGCACCGTCACGGGCCCGCAGCGCACCATCCAGAAACTCCCCTACTCCGACACCTTCTCCGGGTACCACACGGGCTCGGAGGCCAAGTACTTCGCCAGCATGAACGGCGCCTTCGAGGCAGCGCCCTGCGGCGGAGGGCGCAGCGGCCAGTGCCTGCGCCAGATGACCACCACAACGCCGATCCAGTGGACCGGCGAGTCCAGGAATCAGCCGTACACCACCATGGGCGACGTCAACTGGTCCAACTACACCGTCTCCGCAGACGTGTTGCTGGAGAAGTCGGGAGCCGGAGCCGACCTGCTGGGCCGCGTCGGCTGGCAGAAGAAGAACAACAACGGTCTCAACGCCTATCACCTGACCCTCGACACCGCAGGCAACTGGGCCCTGCAGAAGAGCGACCAGGCGTGGAACTTCACCACGCTCCCGGGCGCCAGCGGCAAGCTTGAGAAGGCGCCGGGCACCAACACCTGGCACCGGCTCTCCCTCACCTTCCAGGGCAGCACCATCACCGCGAAGATCGACGGCACCCAGGTCGCCAGTCTCACCGACAGCAGCTACGGCGCCGGACAGATCGGGCTCGGCACCGTCTGGGACTCCGACACACATGGGTACTACGGAGTCCAGTACTCCAACCTGTCCGTCACCCCGGGGACGACGACGAACCTGAACGGAACCTACAAGATCGTCAACGTCAACAGCGGCCTGGCGCTCGACGCCCAGCACGAAGACACCGCCAAGGGAACGCCGATCATCCAGTATCCGTGCAAGGACCAGTCGAACCAGAAGTGGACGCTGACCGCCAACGAGGACGGCTACTACACCATCACCGGCGTCGGCAGTAACAAGGTGCTGGACGTGTCGAAGAAGACCACGTTGCCCGAAACCCAACTGCAACTGTGGGACGGCAACGACGGCACCAACCAGCAATGGGCGGTGACACCGTCGACCGACGGCGCCTTCACCATCGAATCCCGCAACAGCGGCCACCTGGTCGACGTCTTCCACGGCTCAAAGGACGAAAAGGCCCCGGTCATCCAGTGGAATCCGAACGGAGACAGCAACCAGCGGTGGAAGCTGGAGAAGGTCGGATGA
- a CDS encoding RICIN domain-containing protein has translation MRICRRLAVPVGLGLVACALAGTGATAHAASAAPASGTVYTLTNAASHMLMDVQYGATGPGKPIVQWPSNNGANQQWLLTRTSSGAYTVMSANSGLCLDTPDPQNSTPPVQLVQNRCDGAASQQWKIEAVGDGTYTLANTANGLLADNAKSSTTEGTEIVQWRSNGGANQRWTLTPLTRVGTYTAGLMYNGPSFTNQSIRMVAHTTVAGSMLRIRLSNLYGTKPLTIDAVDLARQSSTPGTAVPGTHRTVTFNGSASVTIPAGQDVASDPIPMAVDANTDQLVSIHLPGTPAGTTWHEQAQETAWISTDGNHVTDESTGNYPSTKTSWYFLDGLDVISPTATGTLVCVGDSITDGVGSTRGANRRWPDYLAQRMNSASSGPTLGVVDAGIGTNRVLTDVNANNPSLQSRFAHDVLGQPNVKSVILLEGINDIGSNIGSNGSSPVTAADLENGMQAVIHKAHAAGVKIIGGTILPYEGANYYTPDGEKVRDAVNQWIRTSGAFDGVIDFDKAMQDPGNPRALNDAYDSGDHLHPNDAGYQAMANAVNLSLLTP, from the coding sequence ATGCGCATATGCAGACGTCTCGCTGTCCCGGTCGGCCTGGGCCTTGTGGCCTGTGCCCTGGCCGGGACCGGCGCTACGGCCCACGCGGCCTCGGCAGCTCCCGCCTCCGGCACCGTCTACACCCTGACGAACGCCGCGAGCCACATGCTGATGGACGTCCAATACGGCGCAACCGGTCCCGGCAAGCCGATCGTCCAGTGGCCGTCGAACAACGGGGCCAACCAGCAATGGCTCCTGACCCGGACCAGCTCCGGCGCGTACACCGTCATGAGCGCCAACAGCGGCCTGTGCCTGGACACCCCCGACCCGCAGAACTCCACCCCGCCTGTCCAGCTCGTCCAGAACAGGTGCGATGGCGCCGCCAGCCAGCAATGGAAGATCGAAGCCGTCGGCGACGGCACCTACACCCTTGCCAACACCGCCAACGGCCTGCTCGCCGACAACGCCAAGTCGTCCACCACCGAAGGCACCGAGATCGTCCAGTGGCGGTCCAACGGCGGCGCCAACCAGCGCTGGACCCTCACCCCGCTCACACGGGTCGGCACCTACACCGCCGGCCTGATGTACAACGGACCCTCCTTCACCAACCAGAGCATCCGGATGGTCGCGCACACCACCGTCGCAGGATCCATGCTCCGCATCCGACTGAGCAACCTCTACGGCACCAAACCGCTGACCATCGACGCCGTCGACCTCGCCCGGCAAAGCAGCACCCCCGGCACCGCCGTCCCCGGCACCCACCGGACCGTCACCTTCAACGGCAGCGCCTCCGTCACCATCCCCGCCGGGCAGGACGTCGCCAGCGACCCGATCCCGATGGCCGTGGACGCGAACACGGACCAGCTCGTGAGCATCCACCTGCCGGGCACGCCCGCCGGCACCACCTGGCACGAACAGGCACAGGAAACCGCCTGGATCTCCACCGACGGCAACCACGTCACCGACGAGAGCACCGGCAACTACCCGAGCACGAAGACATCCTGGTACTTCCTCGACGGCCTGGACGTCATCTCCCCGACCGCCACCGGAACCCTGGTGTGCGTCGGGGACTCCATCACCGACGGCGTCGGTTCCACTCGGGGCGCCAACCGCCGCTGGCCCGACTACCTCGCCCAGCGCATGAACTCCGCCTCCAGCGGCCCCACCCTCGGCGTCGTGGACGCCGGCATCGGCACCAACCGCGTGCTGACAGACGTCAACGCCAACAACCCCAGCCTCCAGAGCCGATTCGCCCACGACGTGCTCGGCCAGCCCAACGTCAAAAGCGTGATCCTGCTGGAGGGCATCAACGACATCGGCAGCAACATCGGCTCGAACGGATCCAGCCCAGTGACCGCCGCGGACCTCGAGAACGGCATGCAGGCCGTGATCCACAAAGCCCATGCCGCCGGCGTGAAGATCATCGGCGGCACGATCCTGCCCTACGAGGGCGCCAACTACTACACGCCTGACGGCGAGAAGGTCCGCGATGCCGTCAACCAATGGATCCGCACCAGCGGTGCCTTCGACGGCGTCATCGACTTCGACAAGGCAATGCAGGACCCGGGCAACCCTCGGGCCCTCAACGACGCCTACGACAGCGGCGACCACCTGCACCCCAACGACGCCGGCTATCAGGCGATGGCCAACGCCGTGAACCTCTCCCTGCTCACGCCGTGA
- a CDS encoding glycoside hydrolase family 27 protein yields the protein MSPTYVPRRPLRSAVAALASAGALLAAGAHQPASAAPGSPALTPPMGWNTWNSFGCTIDDKLVRESAKKMVDSGMKTAGYQYVVVDDCWFNPQRDAQGNLQGASGRFPDMKALGDYIHSLGLKFGIYEAPGAKTCAQENPNLTYRYPGSTGSLGHEAQDARQFAAWGVDYLKYDWCSSDGTLADQVAGFTKMRDALRATGRPIVYSINPNSYHADKTGATYNWSQVADMWRTTEDIQAQWPNVTGIVDINAPLAAQSGPGHWNDADMLEVGNSGLKPEEWRSHFALWALMGSPLIAGNDIRSMPADVSEILRNPRLIAVDQDPLGAGGRRVRHDVQENTEVFAKPLSDGSVAIGLFNRSDATTTIRTTASQIGLSGNSFTLTDLWTGDTSTTSGDISASVPAHGVAAFKVSGGTPVTRTTSSLVGARSNRCMDVEGGAAKAGARAIIWDCHGAANQLWTSWPTKELRVFGDMCLDAYRQGTAPGTPVIAWNCNGQTNQHWTLQDDGTVKGAQSGLCIKVSGGATVNDSPLILANCDGGDDNQRWTRR from the coding sequence ATGTCGCCCACCTATGTCCCTCGACGTCCCCTGCGCTCTGCCGTCGCCGCGCTCGCCAGTGCCGGGGCGCTCCTTGCAGCCGGGGCGCACCAGCCGGCGAGCGCAGCACCCGGCAGCCCCGCGCTCACACCGCCCATGGGGTGGAACACCTGGAACAGCTTCGGCTGCACCATCGACGACAAGCTGGTCCGCGAGTCCGCCAAAAAGATGGTCGACTCGGGCATGAAGACGGCCGGTTACCAGTACGTGGTGGTCGACGACTGCTGGTTCAACCCCCAGCGCGATGCGCAGGGCAACCTTCAGGGCGCCTCGGGACGGTTCCCCGACATGAAGGCGCTCGGCGACTACATTCACTCCCTGGGCCTGAAGTTCGGCATCTACGAAGCACCCGGCGCCAAGACCTGCGCACAGGAGAACCCGAACCTCACGTACCGCTACCCCGGATCCACCGGCAGCCTCGGACACGAAGCGCAGGACGCACGCCAGTTCGCCGCGTGGGGTGTGGACTACCTGAAGTACGACTGGTGCAGCAGCGACGGCACCCTCGCCGACCAGGTCGCCGGGTTCACCAAGATGCGCGACGCCCTGCGTGCCACAGGCCGGCCGATCGTGTACAGCATCAACCCGAACAGCTACCACGCCGACAAGACCGGGGCGACCTACAACTGGAGCCAGGTGGCGGACATGTGGCGGACCACCGAGGACATACAGGCCCAATGGCCGAACGTCACCGGCATAGTCGACATCAACGCACCCCTTGCCGCACAGTCCGGGCCCGGGCACTGGAACGACGCCGACATGCTGGAAGTCGGGAATTCCGGCCTGAAGCCGGAGGAGTGGCGGTCGCACTTCGCACTGTGGGCGTTGATGGGCTCACCGCTCATCGCGGGCAACGACATCCGGTCGATGCCGGCGGATGTGAGCGAGATTCTGCGCAACCCGCGACTGATCGCGGTGGACCAGGATCCGCTGGGCGCGGGCGGACGCAGGGTGCGTCACGACGTTCAGGAGAACACCGAGGTGTTCGCCAAGCCGCTGTCCGACGGGTCGGTGGCGATCGGCTTGTTCAACCGCAGCGACGCGACCACGACCATCCGCACGACCGCATCCCAGATCGGTCTGAGCGGCAACTCGTTCACGCTGACCGACCTGTGGACCGGCGACACATCGACCACGTCCGGCGACATCAGCGCCAGCGTTCCCGCACACGGAGTCGCCGCGTTCAAGGTGAGTGGCGGCACTCCCGTCACCCGCACCACCTCTTCACTGGTGGGTGCCCGCTCCAACCGTTGCATGGATGTCGAAGGCGGGGCGGCCAAGGCGGGTGCCAGAGCCATCATCTGGGACTGCCACGGCGCTGCCAACCAGTTGTGGACGAGCTGGCCCACCAAGGAACTGCGGGTGTTCGGCGACATGTGCCTGGACGCCTACCGCCAGGGCACCGCTCCCGGAACACCGGTCATCGCATGGAACTGCAACGGACAGACGAACCAGCATTGGACGCTCCAGGACGACGGCACTGTCAAGGGAGCCCAGTCAGGGCTGTGCATCAAGGTCAGCGGCGGCGCCACCGTCAACGACTCCCCGTTGATCCTCGCGAACTGCGACGGTGGCGACGACAACCAGCGTTGGACCCGACGCTGA